In a genomic window of Amphiprion ocellaris isolate individual 3 ecotype Okinawa chromosome 11, ASM2253959v1, whole genome shotgun sequence:
- the ikzf2 gene encoding zinc finger protein Helios isoform X1: MEAPEEYCASNGQYSPGKENSRMLADMSAPNGQTVPQGPNSPSGLTIKQEVDTTEEADTRSPAPEESSQTGDEGVVLEESMTGSPSNIQDGLSGSNATADAGNRQPNGDRPFQCNQCGVSFTQKGNLLRHIKLHTGEKPFKCPFCSYACRRRDALTGHLRTHAVGKPHKCNYCGRSYKQRTSLEEHKERCHSYLQGIGLDPAANTGPYTGEVPKEPRSMAEANTMANFDRPPIIERLHSNVGKRKSTTPQKFVGEKMVRYGYPDLSYEMGLKYEKQPELMPPHMMDQAINNTITYMGSDTLRPMLHHHPGPLSMADVVPIVNPLFHHILPLGQRTERPGNCDTLPPQPHEFPGQPTSNGPSAITRHGKPPQPGQEESPSNSGIDSADSARSSPQDRQGYQGSSAPPGLRSRASPAVVYSGERVRDASPRSGAGVATGMTRVTTERPVSQEGVRVFGREGQELRAFQCEHCRVLFLDHVMYTIHMGCHGYREPLECNICGHRSKDRYEFSSHIVRGEHTFQ; the protein is encoded by the exons GTAACGGCCAATACTCTCCTGGTAAGGAGAACTCGAGAATGTTGGCGGATATGTCAGCACCTAATGGACAGACAGTTCCTCAGGGTCCTAATTCCCCCAGTG gGCTGACAATTAAGCAAGAGGTAGACACCACAGAAGAGGCTGACACAAGAAGCCCAGCACCTGAAGAATCAAGCCAAACAGGCGATGAAGGAGTAGTATTGGAGGAATCCATGACTGGCAGCCCAAGTAACATACAGGATGGATTGTCTGGCTCAAATGCGACAGCTGATGCAGGAAATCGACAACCAAATG GTGACAGGCCGTTCCAGTGCAACCAGTGTGGTGTGTCGTTCACCCAGAAGGGAAACCTGCTGCGACACATCAAGCTGCACACAGGTGAAAAACCCTTCAAATGCCCCTTCTGCAGCTACGCCTGCCGGAGGCGCGATGCCCTCACCGGCCATTTGCGCACTCATGCTG TTGGCAAACCACACAAGTGTAACTACTGCGGCCGCAGTTACAAGCAACGAACATCTCTAGAGGAACACAAAGAGCGCTGCCATAGTTACCTGCAGGGCATCGGCTTGGATCCCGCTGCCAACACTGGCCCTTACACAG GTGAGGTTCCAAAAGAGCCGAGGTCCATGGCAGAGGCTAACACCATGGCTAACTTTGACCGGCCGCCTATTATTGAAAGGCTCCACAGCAATGTAGGCAAGAGGAAGAGCACCACGCCTCAGAAATTTGTGG GCGAAAAGATGGTTCGCTACGGCTATCCTGATTTAAGCTATGAGATGGGCCTGAAGTATGAGAAGCAGCCTGAGCTGATGCCACCCCACATGATGGACCAGGCCATCAACAACACCATCACATACATGGGATCAGACACCCTGCGCCCCATGCTCCACCATCATCCAGGTCCTCTGTCTATGGCTGACGTTGTGCCCATTGTCAACCCCCTGTTCCACCACATCCTGCCTCTTGGCCAACGAACGGAGCGGCCAGGAAACTGCGACACGCTGCCACCACAGCCCCATGAGTTCCCCGGCCAACCAACCTCAAATGGCCCCTCAGCTATAACCCGGCATGGCAAGCCACCCCAGCCAGGGCAGGAGGAATCACCCAGCAACAGCGGCATTGACTCTGCTGACTCAGCTCGCAGCAGCCCCCAGGACAGGCAGGGCTACCAGGGCAGCAGCGCACCTCCTGGCCTCAGGTCTCGAGCCAGTCCGGCGGTGGTGTATTCAGGCGAGCGGGTTAGAGATGCGTCCCCCAGAAGCGGGGCAGGAGTGGCGACCGGGATGACAAGAGTGACCACAGAGAGACCCGTGAGCCAGGAAGGGGTGAGGGTGTTCGGACGGGAAGGACAGGAGCTGCGGGCCTTCCAGTGCGAGCACTGTCGAGTGCTCTTCCTGGACCATGTCATGTACACCATTCACATGGGTTGCCACGGATACAGAGAACCACTCGAGTGCAACATCTGTGGTCACCGGAGCAAGGACCGCTACGAGTTCTCCTCTCACATAGTCCGCGGTGAGCACACCTTCCAGTAA
- the ikzf2 gene encoding zinc finger protein Helios isoform X2, translating to MEAPEEYCARLTIKQEVDTTEEADTRSPAPEESSQTGDEGVVLEESMTGSPSNIQDGLSGSNATADAGNRQPNGDRPFQCNQCGVSFTQKGNLLRHIKLHTGEKPFKCPFCSYACRRRDALTGHLRTHAVGKPHKCNYCGRSYKQRTSLEEHKERCHSYLQGIGLDPAANTGPYTGEVPKEPRSMAEANTMANFDRPPIIERLHSNVGKRKSTTPQKFVGEKMVRYGYPDLSYEMGLKYEKQPELMPPHMMDQAINNTITYMGSDTLRPMLHHHPGPLSMADVVPIVNPLFHHILPLGQRTERPGNCDTLPPQPHEFPGQPTSNGPSAITRHGKPPQPGQEESPSNSGIDSADSARSSPQDRQGYQGSSAPPGLRSRASPAVVYSGERVRDASPRSGAGVATGMTRVTTERPVSQEGVRVFGREGQELRAFQCEHCRVLFLDHVMYTIHMGCHGYREPLECNICGHRSKDRYEFSSHIVRGEHTFQ from the exons gGCTGACAATTAAGCAAGAGGTAGACACCACAGAAGAGGCTGACACAAGAAGCCCAGCACCTGAAGAATCAAGCCAAACAGGCGATGAAGGAGTAGTATTGGAGGAATCCATGACTGGCAGCCCAAGTAACATACAGGATGGATTGTCTGGCTCAAATGCGACAGCTGATGCAGGAAATCGACAACCAAATG GTGACAGGCCGTTCCAGTGCAACCAGTGTGGTGTGTCGTTCACCCAGAAGGGAAACCTGCTGCGACACATCAAGCTGCACACAGGTGAAAAACCCTTCAAATGCCCCTTCTGCAGCTACGCCTGCCGGAGGCGCGATGCCCTCACCGGCCATTTGCGCACTCATGCTG TTGGCAAACCACACAAGTGTAACTACTGCGGCCGCAGTTACAAGCAACGAACATCTCTAGAGGAACACAAAGAGCGCTGCCATAGTTACCTGCAGGGCATCGGCTTGGATCCCGCTGCCAACACTGGCCCTTACACAG GTGAGGTTCCAAAAGAGCCGAGGTCCATGGCAGAGGCTAACACCATGGCTAACTTTGACCGGCCGCCTATTATTGAAAGGCTCCACAGCAATGTAGGCAAGAGGAAGAGCACCACGCCTCAGAAATTTGTGG GCGAAAAGATGGTTCGCTACGGCTATCCTGATTTAAGCTATGAGATGGGCCTGAAGTATGAGAAGCAGCCTGAGCTGATGCCACCCCACATGATGGACCAGGCCATCAACAACACCATCACATACATGGGATCAGACACCCTGCGCCCCATGCTCCACCATCATCCAGGTCCTCTGTCTATGGCTGACGTTGTGCCCATTGTCAACCCCCTGTTCCACCACATCCTGCCTCTTGGCCAACGAACGGAGCGGCCAGGAAACTGCGACACGCTGCCACCACAGCCCCATGAGTTCCCCGGCCAACCAACCTCAAATGGCCCCTCAGCTATAACCCGGCATGGCAAGCCACCCCAGCCAGGGCAGGAGGAATCACCCAGCAACAGCGGCATTGACTCTGCTGACTCAGCTCGCAGCAGCCCCCAGGACAGGCAGGGCTACCAGGGCAGCAGCGCACCTCCTGGCCTCAGGTCTCGAGCCAGTCCGGCGGTGGTGTATTCAGGCGAGCGGGTTAGAGATGCGTCCCCCAGAAGCGGGGCAGGAGTGGCGACCGGGATGACAAGAGTGACCACAGAGAGACCCGTGAGCCAGGAAGGGGTGAGGGTGTTCGGACGGGAAGGACAGGAGCTGCGGGCCTTCCAGTGCGAGCACTGTCGAGTGCTCTTCCTGGACCATGTCATGTACACCATTCACATGGGTTGCCACGGATACAGAGAACCACTCGAGTGCAACATCTGTGGTCACCGGAGCAAGGACCGCTACGAGTTCTCCTCTCACATAGTCCGCGGTGAGCACACCTTCCAGTAA